A genome region from Sphaerisporangium krabiense includes the following:
- a CDS encoding DUF1707 SHOCT-like domain-containing protein — MTSRDDLRIGDAERDEVMAALREHFAQGRLTHDELTERLDTVLAARTAGDLRRVTADLPGPAPARAEHDRRGPWGPPPPWARWEHQGRPGPHAGPAPWAGPAWTGDLAAHHAMRAARRARARRHHGGPPAFMIILAVALIVSLVSGSLWVMFGVLKVLFLVWLVLALLGVAHRLHHHGRPGRRF, encoded by the coding sequence ATGACCTCGCGGGACGATCTGCGGATCGGCGACGCGGAACGCGACGAGGTGATGGCCGCCCTGCGGGAGCACTTCGCGCAGGGCCGCCTCACCCATGACGAGCTGACCGAACGACTCGACACCGTGCTCGCCGCCCGGACGGCCGGCGATCTGCGCCGGGTGACGGCCGACCTACCCGGCCCCGCGCCCGCGCGCGCGGAGCACGACCGGCGCGGCCCCTGGGGGCCTCCCCCGCCGTGGGCGCGCTGGGAGCACCAGGGCCGCCCCGGGCCCCACGCGGGTCCCGCGCCGTGGGCCGGTCCGGCGTGGACCGGCGACCTCGCCGCGCACCACGCCATGCGGGCCGCCCGGCGCGCCCGGGCCCGGCGCCACCACGGCGGCCCGCCGGCGTTCATGATCATTCTGGCGGTCGCCCTGATCGTCTCGCTGGTCTCCGGCTCGCTGTGGGTGATGTTCGGCGTGCTGAAGGTGCTGTTCCTGGTGTGGCTGGTGCTCGCCCTGCTCGGCGTGGCGCACCGCCTCCACCACCACGGCCGTCCCGGCCGCCGCTTCTGA